In a single window of the Terriglobus roseus genome:
- a CDS encoding class IV adenylate cyclase, producing the protein MSHAEIELKFCVPDPREFRARALAAGFALQTPRTMERNALFDTPERRLLSERQVLRLREYGGQWVLTHKRPPAHNDDSSFYKERLETETVVGDGAAMGAVFVELGYTPVFRYEKFRTEFHDGEGALVLDETPIGDFAELEGQPEWIDRALERLNIPREWCFTDSYGRMFLDWKERSGSTAENMTFDEISVPSLR; encoded by the coding sequence ATGTCGCACGCGGAGATTGAGCTTAAGTTCTGCGTACCTGATCCGCGCGAATTCCGCGCACGGGCGCTTGCCGCCGGCTTTGCTCTGCAAACGCCGCGCACCATGGAGCGCAACGCGCTGTTCGACACACCGGAGCGTCGCCTTCTGAGCGAACGTCAGGTGCTGCGCCTGCGCGAATACGGTGGACAGTGGGTGTTGACCCACAAACGCCCGCCAGCCCATAACGACGACAGTTCGTTCTACAAGGAACGCCTCGAAACGGAGACGGTCGTCGGCGACGGCGCCGCGATGGGAGCCGTGTTTGTAGAGCTTGGCTACACACCGGTCTTCCGCTACGAAAAGTTCCGGACAGAATTCCATGACGGCGAAGGCGCTCTGGTGCTGGACGAGACGCCCATTGGCGACTTTGCAGAGCTGGAGGGCCAGCCGGAGTGGATCGATCGGGCCCTGGAGCGCCTGAATATTCCCCGCGAGTGGTGTTTCACCGACAGCTACGGTCGCATGTTCCTGGATTGGAAGGAACGCAGCGGATCGACCGCGGAGAATATGACTTTCGATGAGATATCTGTCCCGAGTCTGCGGTAG